One part of the Malus sylvestris chromosome 2, drMalSylv7.2, whole genome shotgun sequence genome encodes these proteins:
- the LOC126586008 gene encoding GATA transcription factor 19-like yields MHRCSGGSSHGGNMVGGPCSCGVLHHTQSNSSFSTLFSMPNHHKPYDHIHHETSYDHHHMYPFASPSSSVDCTLSLGTPSTRLTDNDVVSDDRHSRNGERRSGNCVSNFCWDLLQPNKSSPSSHHKNSNRGGNINGVTNGGSGNNDPLLARRCANCDTTSTPLWRNGPRGPKSLCNACGIRFKKEERRATAAAASGGGSSVIGMESNGYQHHNSWIPHSQTQKMPCFGNEFRFMEDDTAHHENDINGIPFLSWRLNVTDRPSLVHDFTR; encoded by the exons ATGCATAGGTGCAGTGGTGGCTCTTCACATGGCGGCAACATGGTCGGCGGTCCATGCTCGTGCGGTGTCCTTCACCACACCCAGTCCAACTCCTCCTTCTCCACGCTGTTCTCCATGCCCAATCATCACAAGCCGTACGATCATATTCATCACGAAACATCGTACGATCATCATCACATGTACCCGTTCGCATCCCCATCTTCCTCCGTTGATTGCACTCTCTCTCTAGGAACTCCCTCCACCCGTTTGACCGACAACGACGTCGTTTCCGACGACAGGCATAGCCGCAACGGCGAGCGGCGCTCCGGTAACTGCGTTTCTAATTTCTGCTGGGACTTGTTGCAGCCCAATAAGTCATCGCCGTCTTCCCATCACAAGAACAGCAACCGCGGTGGCAATATCAACGGCGTGACTAACGGTGGCAGCGGTAATAACGACCCCCTCCTCGCTCGCCGCTGCGCTAACTGTGACACCACCTCCACCCCGCTCTGGAGAAACGGTCCGAGAGGCCCCAAG TCACTATGCAATGCCTGTGGAATTCGGttcaagaaagaagagagacgTGCCACGGCGGCGGCTGCCAGCGGCGGTGGTTCGAGTGTCATAGGAATGGAGTCTAACGGATACCAGCACCATAACTCATGGATTCCACACTCACAGACCCAGAAAATGCCATGCTTTGGTAACGAGTTTCGGTTCATGGAGGACGACACTGCACACCACGAAAACGACATTAACGGCATCCCATTCCTTTCTTGGCGCCTCAACGTCACTGACAGACCAAGCCTCGTCCATGACTTCACAAGATAA